In the genome of Monodelphis domestica isolate mMonDom1 chromosome 2, mMonDom1.pri, whole genome shotgun sequence, one region contains:
- the VEZF1 gene encoding vascular endothelial zinc finger 1 isoform X3, with the protein MEANWTAFLFQAHEASHHQQQAAQNSLLPLLSSAVEPPDQKPLLPLPITQKPQAPPETLKDAIGIKKEKPKTSFVCTYCSKAFRDSYHLRRHESCHTGIKLVSRSKKTPTTVVPLISTIAGDNSRTSLVSTIAGILSTVTTSSSGTNPSSSATSTVMPVTQTVKKPSKPVKKNHACEMCGKAFRDVYHLNRHKLSHSDEKPFECPICNQRFKRKDRMTYHVRSHEGGITKPYTCSVCGKGFSRPDHLSCHVKHVHSTERPFKCQFSSLMQTCTAAFATKDRLRTHMVRHEGKVSCNICGKLLSAAYITSHLKTHGQSQSINCNTCKQGINKTCMNEETSNQKQQQQQQQQHVTSWPGKQVETLRLWEEAVKARKKEAANLCQTSTAATTPVTLTTPFNITSSVSSGTMSNPVTVAAAMSMRSPVNVSSAVNITSPMNIGHPVTITSPLSMTSPLTLTTPVNLPTPVTAPVNIAHPVTITSPMNLPTPMTLAAPLNIAMRPVESMPFLPQALPTSPPW; encoded by the exons GCCCACGAAGCCTCCCATCACCAACAGCAGGCAGCACAGAACAGCTTGCTGCCCCTCCTGAGCTCTGCTGTGGAGCCCCCTGATCAGAAGCCGTTGCTTCCATTACCAATAACTCAGAAACCTCAGGCACCACCAGAAACATTAAAGGATGCCAttgggattaaaaaagaaaaacctaaaaccTCCTTTGTGTGCACTTACTGCAGTAAAGCTTTCAGGGACAGCTACCACCTGAGGCGCCATGAATCCTGCCACACTGGGATAAAGTTAGTGTCACGGTCAAAGAAAACCCCTACTACGGTGGTACCCCTTATTTCTACCATCGCTGGAGACAACAGCCGAACTTCGTTGGTCTCAACCATTGCAGGCATCTTGTCAACAGTCACTACATCTTCCTCTGGCACTAACCCTAGCAGCAGTGCCACTTCCACTGTTATGCCAGTGACACAGACAGTCAAGAAGCCCAGTAAACCAGTCAAGAAGAACCATGCTTGCGAGATGTGTGGGAAGGCCTTCAGAGATGTCTACCACCTTAACCGGCACAAGCTCTCTCATTCAGATGAGAAGCCCTTTGAATGTCCTATTTGCAATCAACGCTTCAAGAGGAAGGATCGGATGACTTACCATGTGAGGTCTCATGAAGGAGGCATCACCAAACCATATACTTGCAGTGTTTGTGGGAAAGGCTTCTCGAG GCCAGACCACTTAAGCTGTCATGTAAAACATGTCCATTCAACAGAGAGACCCTTCAAATGCcaa ttttcctcCCTCATGCAGACATGCACTGCTGCCTTTGCCACCAAAGACAGACTACGGACACATATGGTTCGCCATGAAGGAAAGGTATCTTGTAATATCTGTGGTAAACTTCTGAGTGCAGCGTATATCACCAGCCACTTAAAGACACATGGGCAGAGCCAAAGTATCAACTGTAATACATGTAAACAAGGCATCAATAAAA CATGCATGAATGAAGAGACCAGCAACcagaagcagcagcaacagcagcagcaacagcatgTGACCAGCTGGCCAGGGAAGCAGGTAGAGACACTGAGATTGTGGGAAGAAGCTGTCAAGGCAAGGAAGAAAG aagCTGCTAACCTGTGCCAAACTTCCACGGCTGCTACAACACCTGTGACTCTTACTACTCCATTCAATATAACTTCCTCTGTGTCGTCTGGGACGATGTCAAACCCAGTCACAGTGGCAGCTGCAATGAGCATGAGAAGTCCAGTAAATGTTTCAAGTGCAGTTAATATAACCAGCCCAATGAACATAGGGCATCCTGTAACTATAACCAGTCCACTATCCATGACCTCTCCACTAACACTCACCACCCCAGTCAACCTCCCCACCCCAGTCACTGCCCCAGTGAATATAGCACACCCAGTCACTATCACATCCCCAATGAACCTACCCACACCAATGACATTAGCTGCCCCACTAAATATAGCAATGAGACCTGTAGAGAGCATGCCTTTCTTACCCCAAGCTTTGCCCACGTCACCACCTTGGTAA
- the VEZF1 gene encoding vascular endothelial zinc finger 1 isoform X1, whose protein sequence is MEANWTAFLFQAHEASHHQQQAAQNSLLPLLSSAVEPPDQKPLLPLPITQKPQAPPETLKDAIGIKKEKPKTSFVCTYCSKAFRDSYHLRRHESCHTGIKLVSRSKKTPTTVVPLISTIAGDNSRTSLVSTIAGILSTVTTSSSGTNPSSSATSTVMPVTQTVKKPSKPVKKNHACEMCGKAFRDVYHLNRHKLSHSDEKPFECPICNQRFKRKDRMTYHVRSHEGGITKPYTCSVCGKGFSRPDHLSCHVKHVHSTERPFKCQFSSLMQTCTAAFATKDRLRTHMVRHEGKVSCNICGKLLSAAYITSHLKTHGQSQSINCNTCKQGINKTCMNEETSNQKQQQQQQQQHVTSWPGKQVETLRLWEEAVKARKKECQFTFEKAIEYVPFEAANLCQTSTAATTPVTLTTPFNITSSVSSGTMSNPVTVAAAMSMRSPVNVSSAVNITSPMNIGHPVTITSPLSMTSPLTLTTPVNLPTPVTAPVNIAHPVTITSPMNLPTPMTLAAPLNIAMRPVESMPFLPQALPTSPPW, encoded by the exons GCCCACGAAGCCTCCCATCACCAACAGCAGGCAGCACAGAACAGCTTGCTGCCCCTCCTGAGCTCTGCTGTGGAGCCCCCTGATCAGAAGCCGTTGCTTCCATTACCAATAACTCAGAAACCTCAGGCACCACCAGAAACATTAAAGGATGCCAttgggattaaaaaagaaaaacctaaaaccTCCTTTGTGTGCACTTACTGCAGTAAAGCTTTCAGGGACAGCTACCACCTGAGGCGCCATGAATCCTGCCACACTGGGATAAAGTTAGTGTCACGGTCAAAGAAAACCCCTACTACGGTGGTACCCCTTATTTCTACCATCGCTGGAGACAACAGCCGAACTTCGTTGGTCTCAACCATTGCAGGCATCTTGTCAACAGTCACTACATCTTCCTCTGGCACTAACCCTAGCAGCAGTGCCACTTCCACTGTTATGCCAGTGACACAGACAGTCAAGAAGCCCAGTAAACCAGTCAAGAAGAACCATGCTTGCGAGATGTGTGGGAAGGCCTTCAGAGATGTCTACCACCTTAACCGGCACAAGCTCTCTCATTCAGATGAGAAGCCCTTTGAATGTCCTATTTGCAATCAACGCTTCAAGAGGAAGGATCGGATGACTTACCATGTGAGGTCTCATGAAGGAGGCATCACCAAACCATATACTTGCAGTGTTTGTGGGAAAGGCTTCTCGAG GCCAGACCACTTAAGCTGTCATGTAAAACATGTCCATTCAACAGAGAGACCCTTCAAATGCcaa ttttcctcCCTCATGCAGACATGCACTGCTGCCTTTGCCACCAAAGACAGACTACGGACACATATGGTTCGCCATGAAGGAAAGGTATCTTGTAATATCTGTGGTAAACTTCTGAGTGCAGCGTATATCACCAGCCACTTAAAGACACATGGGCAGAGCCAAAGTATCAACTGTAATACATGTAAACAAGGCATCAATAAAA CATGCATGAATGAAGAGACCAGCAACcagaagcagcagcaacagcagcagcaacagcatgTGACCAGCTGGCCAGGGAAGCAGGTAGAGACACTGAGATTGTGGGAAGAAGCTGTCAAGGCAAGGAAGAAAG AATGTCAGTTCACCTTTGAGAAGGCTATAGAGTACGTACCATTCG aagCTGCTAACCTGTGCCAAACTTCCACGGCTGCTACAACACCTGTGACTCTTACTACTCCATTCAATATAACTTCCTCTGTGTCGTCTGGGACGATGTCAAACCCAGTCACAGTGGCAGCTGCAATGAGCATGAGAAGTCCAGTAAATGTTTCAAGTGCAGTTAATATAACCAGCCCAATGAACATAGGGCATCCTGTAACTATAACCAGTCCACTATCCATGACCTCTCCACTAACACTCACCACCCCAGTCAACCTCCCCACCCCAGTCACTGCCCCAGTGAATATAGCACACCCAGTCACTATCACATCCCCAATGAACCTACCCACACCAATGACATTAGCTGCCCCACTAAATATAGCAATGAGACCTGTAGAGAGCATGCCTTTCTTACCCCAAGCTTTGCCCACGTCACCACCTTGGTAA
- the VEZF1 gene encoding vascular endothelial zinc finger 1 isoform X2, protein MEANWTAFLFQAHEASHHQQQAAQNSLLPLLSSAVEPPDQKPLLPLPITQKPQAPPETLKDAIGIKKEKPKTSFVCTYCSKAFRDSYHLRRHESCHTGIKLVSRSKKTPTTVVPLISTIAGDNSRTSLVSTIAGILSTVTTSSSGTNPSSSATSTVMPVTQTVKKPSKPVKKNHACEMCGKAFRDVYHLNRHKLSHSDEKPFECPICNQRFKRKDRMTYHVRSHEGGITKPYTCSVCGKGFSRPDHLSCHVKHVHSTERPFKCQTCTAAFATKDRLRTHMVRHEGKVSCNICGKLLSAAYITSHLKTHGQSQSINCNTCKQGINKTCMNEETSNQKQQQQQQQQHVTSWPGKQVETLRLWEEAVKARKKECQFTFEKAIEYVPFEAANLCQTSTAATTPVTLTTPFNITSSVSSGTMSNPVTVAAAMSMRSPVNVSSAVNITSPMNIGHPVTITSPLSMTSPLTLTTPVNLPTPVTAPVNIAHPVTITSPMNLPTPMTLAAPLNIAMRPVESMPFLPQALPTSPPW, encoded by the exons GCCCACGAAGCCTCCCATCACCAACAGCAGGCAGCACAGAACAGCTTGCTGCCCCTCCTGAGCTCTGCTGTGGAGCCCCCTGATCAGAAGCCGTTGCTTCCATTACCAATAACTCAGAAACCTCAGGCACCACCAGAAACATTAAAGGATGCCAttgggattaaaaaagaaaaacctaaaaccTCCTTTGTGTGCACTTACTGCAGTAAAGCTTTCAGGGACAGCTACCACCTGAGGCGCCATGAATCCTGCCACACTGGGATAAAGTTAGTGTCACGGTCAAAGAAAACCCCTACTACGGTGGTACCCCTTATTTCTACCATCGCTGGAGACAACAGCCGAACTTCGTTGGTCTCAACCATTGCAGGCATCTTGTCAACAGTCACTACATCTTCCTCTGGCACTAACCCTAGCAGCAGTGCCACTTCCACTGTTATGCCAGTGACACAGACAGTCAAGAAGCCCAGTAAACCAGTCAAGAAGAACCATGCTTGCGAGATGTGTGGGAAGGCCTTCAGAGATGTCTACCACCTTAACCGGCACAAGCTCTCTCATTCAGATGAGAAGCCCTTTGAATGTCCTATTTGCAATCAACGCTTCAAGAGGAAGGATCGGATGACTTACCATGTGAGGTCTCATGAAGGAGGCATCACCAAACCATATACTTGCAGTGTTTGTGGGAAAGGCTTCTCGAG GCCAGACCACTTAAGCTGTCATGTAAAACATGTCCATTCAACAGAGAGACCCTTCAAATGCcaa ACATGCACTGCTGCCTTTGCCACCAAAGACAGACTACGGACACATATGGTTCGCCATGAAGGAAAGGTATCTTGTAATATCTGTGGTAAACTTCTGAGTGCAGCGTATATCACCAGCCACTTAAAGACACATGGGCAGAGCCAAAGTATCAACTGTAATACATGTAAACAAGGCATCAATAAAA CATGCATGAATGAAGAGACCAGCAACcagaagcagcagcaacagcagcagcaacagcatgTGACCAGCTGGCCAGGGAAGCAGGTAGAGACACTGAGATTGTGGGAAGAAGCTGTCAAGGCAAGGAAGAAAG AATGTCAGTTCACCTTTGAGAAGGCTATAGAGTACGTACCATTCG aagCTGCTAACCTGTGCCAAACTTCCACGGCTGCTACAACACCTGTGACTCTTACTACTCCATTCAATATAACTTCCTCTGTGTCGTCTGGGACGATGTCAAACCCAGTCACAGTGGCAGCTGCAATGAGCATGAGAAGTCCAGTAAATGTTTCAAGTGCAGTTAATATAACCAGCCCAATGAACATAGGGCATCCTGTAACTATAACCAGTCCACTATCCATGACCTCTCCACTAACACTCACCACCCCAGTCAACCTCCCCACCCCAGTCACTGCCCCAGTGAATATAGCACACCCAGTCACTATCACATCCCCAATGAACCTACCCACACCAATGACATTAGCTGCCCCACTAAATATAGCAATGAGACCTGTAGAGAGCATGCCTTTCTTACCCCAAGCTTTGCCCACGTCACCACCTTGGTAA
- the VEZF1 gene encoding vascular endothelial zinc finger 1 isoform X4, translating into MEANWTAFLFQAHEASHHQQQAAQNSLLPLLSSAVEPPDQKPLLPLPITQKPQAPPETLKDAIGIKKEKPKTSFVCTYCSKAFRDSYHLRRHESCHTGIKLVSRSKKTPTTVVPLISTIAGDNSRTSLVSTIAGILSTVTTSSSGTNPSSSATSTVMPVTQTVKKPSKPVKKNHACEMCGKAFRDVYHLNRHKLSHSDEKPFECPICNQRFKRKDRMTYHVRSHEGGITKPYTCSVCGKGFSRPDHLSCHVKHVHSTERPFKCQTCTAAFATKDRLRTHMVRHEGKVSCNICGKLLSAAYITSHLKTHGQSQSINCNTCKQGINKTCMNEETSNQKQQQQQQQQHVTSWPGKQVETLRLWEEAVKARKKEAANLCQTSTAATTPVTLTTPFNITSSVSSGTMSNPVTVAAAMSMRSPVNVSSAVNITSPMNIGHPVTITSPLSMTSPLTLTTPVNLPTPVTAPVNIAHPVTITSPMNLPTPMTLAAPLNIAMRPVESMPFLPQALPTSPPW; encoded by the exons GCCCACGAAGCCTCCCATCACCAACAGCAGGCAGCACAGAACAGCTTGCTGCCCCTCCTGAGCTCTGCTGTGGAGCCCCCTGATCAGAAGCCGTTGCTTCCATTACCAATAACTCAGAAACCTCAGGCACCACCAGAAACATTAAAGGATGCCAttgggattaaaaaagaaaaacctaaaaccTCCTTTGTGTGCACTTACTGCAGTAAAGCTTTCAGGGACAGCTACCACCTGAGGCGCCATGAATCCTGCCACACTGGGATAAAGTTAGTGTCACGGTCAAAGAAAACCCCTACTACGGTGGTACCCCTTATTTCTACCATCGCTGGAGACAACAGCCGAACTTCGTTGGTCTCAACCATTGCAGGCATCTTGTCAACAGTCACTACATCTTCCTCTGGCACTAACCCTAGCAGCAGTGCCACTTCCACTGTTATGCCAGTGACACAGACAGTCAAGAAGCCCAGTAAACCAGTCAAGAAGAACCATGCTTGCGAGATGTGTGGGAAGGCCTTCAGAGATGTCTACCACCTTAACCGGCACAAGCTCTCTCATTCAGATGAGAAGCCCTTTGAATGTCCTATTTGCAATCAACGCTTCAAGAGGAAGGATCGGATGACTTACCATGTGAGGTCTCATGAAGGAGGCATCACCAAACCATATACTTGCAGTGTTTGTGGGAAAGGCTTCTCGAG GCCAGACCACTTAAGCTGTCATGTAAAACATGTCCATTCAACAGAGAGACCCTTCAAATGCcaa ACATGCACTGCTGCCTTTGCCACCAAAGACAGACTACGGACACATATGGTTCGCCATGAAGGAAAGGTATCTTGTAATATCTGTGGTAAACTTCTGAGTGCAGCGTATATCACCAGCCACTTAAAGACACATGGGCAGAGCCAAAGTATCAACTGTAATACATGTAAACAAGGCATCAATAAAA CATGCATGAATGAAGAGACCAGCAACcagaagcagcagcaacagcagcagcaacagcatgTGACCAGCTGGCCAGGGAAGCAGGTAGAGACACTGAGATTGTGGGAAGAAGCTGTCAAGGCAAGGAAGAAAG aagCTGCTAACCTGTGCCAAACTTCCACGGCTGCTACAACACCTGTGACTCTTACTACTCCATTCAATATAACTTCCTCTGTGTCGTCTGGGACGATGTCAAACCCAGTCACAGTGGCAGCTGCAATGAGCATGAGAAGTCCAGTAAATGTTTCAAGTGCAGTTAATATAACCAGCCCAATGAACATAGGGCATCCTGTAACTATAACCAGTCCACTATCCATGACCTCTCCACTAACACTCACCACCCCAGTCAACCTCCCCACCCCAGTCACTGCCCCAGTGAATATAGCACACCCAGTCACTATCACATCCCCAATGAACCTACCCACACCAATGACATTAGCTGCCCCACTAAATATAGCAATGAGACCTGTAGAGAGCATGCCTTTCTTACCCCAAGCTTTGCCCACGTCACCACCTTGGTAA